One window from the genome of Methyloradius palustris encodes:
- a CDS encoding methyl-accepting chemotaxis protein, with the protein MKLTVAKKMILLVLAAIIGLIALAVMGRIQMDSVYEAANYGTVNSVPSLIDLDQMRKHTLRLRLMLNKHVLNTNPKKLDEIEAKIEEHKKGAYDAIEKYLTNDVTDDKDKAMVTLAKSKLDEYVAGYPPVLVLSRANKSDQARDALDKIGPIADEIGSAINDDFDYNVELAKKGADKAIAAKSQASTIATIVAAIVIAIAAALGWFITAGLLKQLGGEPSYAAEIVSKVAAGDLTVDVTLKPGDTTSMLAAMSNMVEKLSSIIGEVRSSADALSSASEEVSATAQSISQATNEQAASVEETSASVEEMSASINQNTENSKVTDGIASTASKQAEQGGKAVNETVVAMKSIAGKIGIIDDIAYQTNLLALNAAIEAARAGEHGKGFAVVAAEVRKLAERSQVAAQEIGELASGSVVTAESAGKLLDEMVPSIQKTSDLVQEITAASEEQSSGAGQINAAMSQLSQITQQNASASEELAATAEEMSGQAEQLQSLVSLFKLADAGSTNYIAAKPAAKAKTSRAKVSDIPTSMSLDESQFVKF; encoded by the coding sequence ATGAAATTAACTGTCGCAAAAAAAATGATTTTATTAGTCCTAGCCGCCATTATCGGTTTGATCGCTTTGGCTGTAATGGGGCGTATCCAGATGGATAGCGTATATGAGGCGGCTAATTACGGTACGGTTAACTCGGTACCAAGCTTAATTGACTTGGATCAGATGAGAAAACACACGCTTCGTTTACGTCTTATGCTAAATAAACATGTTTTGAATACTAATCCCAAGAAACTAGATGAAATCGAAGCAAAAATTGAAGAGCATAAAAAAGGTGCGTATGACGCTATTGAAAAATATCTGACAAACGATGTGACCGATGACAAAGATAAGGCCATGGTTACCCTTGCTAAAAGCAAGTTGGATGAGTATGTCGCAGGATATCCACCAGTGTTAGTGTTATCGCGTGCAAATAAGTCGGATCAGGCGAGAGATGCGCTAGACAAAATCGGGCCCATTGCTGATGAGATTGGTTCTGCAATTAATGATGATTTTGATTACAACGTAGAGTTGGCAAAAAAAGGTGCAGACAAGGCTATAGCTGCTAAATCTCAAGCAAGCACTATTGCTACAATTGTTGCTGCTATTGTAATTGCCATAGCGGCTGCCTTAGGTTGGTTTATTACTGCAGGCTTGCTTAAACAGTTGGGTGGTGAGCCCAGCTATGCTGCAGAAATTGTATCCAAAGTGGCTGCAGGTGATTTGACCGTTGATGTGACATTAAAACCTGGCGATACGACAAGCATGCTAGCTGCTATGAGCAATATGGTAGAGAAACTTTCCAGTATTATCGGAGAAGTACGTTCTTCTGCCGATGCACTCAGTAGTGCTTCTGAAGAGGTCTCAGCTACTGCACAGAGCATTAGTCAGGCCACCAACGAACAAGCTGCATCAGTTGAGGAAACAAGTGCTTCAGTCGAGGAGATGAGTGCCTCAATTAATCAGAATACAGAAAATTCCAAAGTTACCGATGGCATTGCATCTACGGCTTCAAAACAGGCAGAACAAGGGGGTAAAGCCGTGAATGAAACCGTAGTGGCCATGAAAAGTATTGCTGGCAAGATTGGCATTATTGATGACATTGCCTACCAGACTAACCTGTTGGCCCTCAATGCCGCAATTGAAGCCGCAAGAGCTGGTGAGCATGGTAAAGGCTTTGCTGTGGTCGCAGCCGAAGTTCGCAAACTAGCCGAGCGTAGCCAGGTCGCTGCGCAAGAAATTGGTGAGCTTGCCTCGGGTAGCGTTGTAACTGCAGAAAGTGCTGGCAAGCTGCTGGATGAAATGGTGCCGAGCATCCAGAAGACCTCAGACCTCGTTCAGGAAATCACCGCTGCCAGTGAAGAGCAAAGCTCAGGGGCTGGCCAGATTAACGCAGCCATGAGTCAACTCAGCCAGATCACGCAGCAAAATGCCAGTGCATCAGAAGAGCTTGCCGCCACAGCTGAAGAAATGAGTGGTCAGGCCGAGCAGTTACAAAGTTTGGTGAGTCTATTCAAACTTGCGGACGCGGGTAGTACCAATTACATTGCGGCAAAACCTGCGGCTAAAGCTAAAACTAGTCGTGCCAAGGTAAGCGATATACCAACAAGCATGAGTCTTGATGAATCTCAATTCGTTAAATTCTGA